In Vicia villosa cultivar HV-30 ecotype Madison, WI linkage group LG7, Vvil1.0, whole genome shotgun sequence, the DNA window TAGCCGATGAAATTTGTTCTTCATTGCATCAGGAGATACGTCCAGAAGGTGTTGCTATCATACTTCAATGCACACATATCCCTTTTCCTCATGACACAAACCATGAAGGGTGGGTGAAGATTCTTGTTTCTTCGGGATTAGGTGTTTTCGAGaacaaaaacaatgatatatggaGCGATTTGTTTAGTCTTCTTAAGTTTAGAGGCATTGATAAGGACAATATTGGTGTTCTTAAATGTTGGTGTCCTTCGTCGAAGATTGAAGCTAGTAATCATAGTCCTATCATGGTTAACGCGGTGTCTTCGATTATTAAATCTTTAGGAGAAGATCCAACAAGGAAAGAGCTTGTGGAAACTCCTAGTAGATTTTTGAAATGGTTGATGAACTTTCAATGTGCTAGTAACATTGATATAAAGATGAATGGTTATGGTGATTCCTTTTCTAATACCAATGGAGAGGTGAAAATATACTCAGAAGTTAGCATTCCTTTTTGGTCACAATGTGAGCATCATTTGCTTCCATTTTATGGTGTTGTTCATATAGGATACTTTCTTTTGGAAGGGTGCAATCCAATTGGAAAATCACTTTTACAATCAATAGTTCATTTTTATGGCTTCAAACTTCAAGTTCAAGAAAGGCTTACAAAGCAGATTGCTGAAAGTGTTTCATCATTGGTTGGTGGAAATGTGATAGTAGTTGTGGAGGCAAGTCATACTTGTATGATCTCTAGAGGAATTGAAAAGTTTGGAAGCAATACGGCTACCATTGCTGTTTTAGGAAGCTTTTCGACTGATCTTGCTGCAAGGACTGAATTCTTGGAGAGTATTCCAAGTGCTACATCATTTGAAGGGTTGTGATTAATTTGGTCACCTGCAAAGGAGTTTTACTTGTTTTCAAGAAGTTGTTCTATTTTCTATCAGTTTTTAGTTACAATAATGATGtttcttgtttgtttgttttgggtTGAATATTGTGATTTTGGTGTATTTGGTTGGTGATACTTTTCTACGAGTTCATCGGTTTGCCATGTGATGAGAATCATGGAAAGTATTTGTAAATCATTCTTCATTTATGTATTAAtttccatttaaaaaattattactaGTTGTGCAAggattgaagtttattgaacCAATGAATTTGAACCGTAGCTATGCCTCAAAATTAGGCAATTGGAGTTCCACATTTCAAGTGTTAGGATTGAAGGTTTAGTGAATTCACATTGTTTGTGTGACAATGATCATAACTACTCGGATGTGAGCGATTTTTCCTCAGAGTTATTTTACCGCATTTCTTTGCATTAAGTCAGCAGCATTCATTGTTGCTGTCTTCTAATGTTTGGGAATGAACTCTTCCTGCTGCAACTGGACCAATATTCAGCTACCAGTTTAGAGAATGAAGAGTTGGTGTCCATTAGCTTTGAAGGCTCGTCATATTCCACCACTTTCCCTTTACCAATAAACCAACCAAAATTTATGAGACAAAAAATACTACTTGAAAACAATAGTAGAGAAGATTAAAGAATTAACATACCATAAGAGAGGACCATGACCATGTCACTGTCTATTACAGTTGGAACTCTATGAGCAACCGTTATAACTGTACATTCTGCAAATTCTTGTCTAATTACTCTTTGTAGAATTGCATCTGTAGCAGAGTCAATGGAGGCTGTAGCTTCATCCAAAACAAGAATTCGGTTTCTCTTAAGTAGAACTCTTCCAAGACAAAACAATTGTCTTTGTCCCAAGCTCCAGTTTCCCCCTTCATCACTCACTGCAAAATCATATATTATAACTGAATAATGATTATATATGCTGAAAGAGTATAAGCTGCATGCATTAGATTGTTGCCAAAGATTTACCCGAAGAGTCCAAGAGACTTGGTAGCTTGCTGATTGTTTCCTTAAGCTGACATTTCTCTACAGCCTAAACGTACAAATCAAGTTTAATCAAACCAATTCATATTGAAAGGCTCATGTGAAATTTGATAATTCACCTTCCATATTTCATCATCTGAGTACATGTCTAGAGGGTCCAGGTTTGTCCTAATGCTTCCCTTGAATAGAGTTGGTTCTTGAGGGATTATGCTTAGCCTCGTTCTCAAATCCTTCAACCCCATTGAACAAATgttaatcccatcaatgagaatATCACCACTTGAAGGCTCAACTAAGCGAAACAAAGCACTTATAAGTGTACTTTTTCCACTTCCAGTCCTTCCAACAACTCCAACCCTACTCCCTTCTTTAAATGTACAAGTAATTCCCTTAAGGACTAATGGAGCGTTAGGGCGATACCTAACCTGAAACCCAAGTAAAACATAGCTATCAGAACAAAGCTATGTATTCTAGATATGAGTTAGGCCCTTTAACCAAATTCTAAGACATGGATGTGAATCTGCGATGTTACCTCCAGGCCTTGAAGTTCAATCTTGCCCTTAGAAGGCCATGAAGATGGCGGTTGGTTATCCTCCACAGTGGCAGGCGGCTCGGCTGGTATGTGAATGAATTGCTTGATTCTTTCAACAGAGATAATGTAGTTTGATAAGTTGGAAAACAATCTAGTCCAAAATATTTGTGCTCCTGTCAAAGTAAAAGCATAGGAAAGAGACAGTCCGACAAGGCCTGCACagaatagaagagttgcttgAAGTTTGAACAAAATATTACCATGTTCTGTCACTGTAAACACAGTACACACCCTATAGTTTATTACTACCTGGCGATACATATCCTTGAGGAAGAAGAATAAGCAACAAAGCTGCAGTGATGACAGTCAAGTTTTGAACTGCTTCAATTCTTAAAACTACCCATTCCATTGCCACATTGGAATGAAAGAACAATGAAGCATCTGTGTCCACAAGTGTTAAGTAGTTTTTGAAAAATCTGTCTGCCATGTTGTATGCTCTTACAGTGACCACTCCAAGTGATGTCTCTGCTGCAAAATTCATGATTGGAGCTTTGGTGGTTCCGTTGATCCGAATTAGTTCCCTTGCAGTGGCTTGATAATATTTcttagagaagaaaaagaaaaagaaagaaataagattAAGTTCTTAATCTAACCATTGAAAGAGAATGGCTAATTGAGAAATCGGATAATAAACCTGAATGAATATTGATGCAACTATTGCAGGAACAGCCACAATAAGAACTTGCCATGTGACAGAAGCCATTATAGAAATAaccaccaaaatttcaattgaTATAGATGCTACAAAGGTGATGGAATAAGGTACATCGAAGTCCAAAATACTCAAATCTGACGAAGCCTACATAAAAGAGAAAATATTAGTAAAATCATGGAGGTGAATTAAATAGTAATGAATGAACAGAATTAAAATACATAGATTTTGTATTCCtcattgaaaatgaaaaaaaaaaaagaaaaacttacTCTAGTTAAAATCCTTCCTACAGGAGTTGAATCAAAGAAAAGCATTGGAGCATTGAAGATAGCTGTGGTGAAGCTTGAGAAGAAAACAGTAGAAGCTTTTAATCCCAAAAGCGCAGTCAAGTAAGTTCTTACATAAATAAAAGCAGAACTAGCAAAAGAAATTGATGCATAAACTCCAATCAAGGTGGCATTAGTTACTTTTGGAATTTTAATGGCTATAGCAAGCCAAAAGGTGGATGCAGTTTGCAAAGCTATAAAAACAGACTGTGCTAACACTATCAAACATAGCATGAATGACCCTTTGGAATAATTGATATAATCCCAAAATGGCTTCCATCCAGCATCACCAGTTACTTTTTCTTCCTCTTGTGTAAGTTGTACACCAATTGGACCCTTGATACTAGAACTATCTCCCTCATTTGGATCTTTAGTGAGATGAAAACCTAGAGAGTCTTGAGGATTAGACGAAACCTCATTTTTataatctcttttattttcattatctTGATTCAACTCAGCGATTGTGTCTTTATGAGCACTCACAAGTAGTTCAAAGGCTGTTCCAGCCGTCAGGAGATTTTCATAACGACCTGATTGAATAACTTTTCCACTCTCCATTACCAAGATAGTATCAACTTCTGAAAGAAATTCCACTTGATGAGTAACTAGAATGACAGTTTTCGCTCCTAAAGCAGTCATGACACA includes these proteins:
- the LOC131616282 gene encoding GTP cyclohydrolase 1-like — translated: MGSFGKMHSNLVTKSDEVSIEKECNRSVIEFAVKDLLLGLGEDINREGIRKTPFRVAKAFSEGTRGYRQNVKLIIEGALFPESGLDTNKNGHGGGVGGLVIVRDIDLYSYCESCLLPFQIKCHIGYVPSSQRVVGLSKLPRVAEAFAKRLQEPQRLADEICSSLHQEIRPEGVAIILQCTHIPFPHDTNHEGWVKILVSSGLGVFENKNNDIWSDLFSLLKFRGIDKDNIGVLKCWCPSSKIEASNHSPIMVNAVSSIIKSLGEDPTRKELVETPSRFLKWLMNFQCASNIDIKMNGYGDSFSNTNGEVKIYSEVSIPFWSQCEHHLLPFYGVVHIGYFLLEGCNPIGKSLLQSIVHFYGFKLQVQERLTKQIAESVSSLVGGNVIVVVEASHTCMISRGIEKFGSNTATIAVLGSFSTDLAARTEFLESIPSATSFEGL
- the LOC131616281 gene encoding ABC transporter C family member 8-like, whose product is MSYFENSIGEISEPLLAQKVETKQTELRHATFLSKLIFSWINSLLTLGYSKPLILEDIPSLVSDDEANMAYQNFVKSWESLVRERTKNNAKSLVLWSIVRTFLKENILIAFYALIRTISVAVSPLILYTFVNYSNRTEVDLRKGLSIVGILILTKVFESLSQRHWFFNSRRSGMKMRSALMVAVYRKQLKLSSSARTRHSAGEIVNYIAVDAYRMGEFPWWFHLTWTCALQLVVSIVILFGVVGIGAIPGLVPLLICGLLNVPFARILQNCQSQFMIAQDERLRSTSEILNSMKIIKLQSWEEKFKNLVYSLRDKEFVWLSKAQKLKAFGSFLYWMSPTMISAVVFLGCAISRSAPLNAETIFTVLATLRNMAEPVRMIPEALSIMIQVKVSFDRLNNFLLDEELNKDDSDRNFKQCSGNAVEIQDGNFIWDHESMSPTLTHVNLEIRCGQKIAVCGPVGAGKSSLLYAILGQIPKISGTVNVGGKLAYVSQSSWIQSGTVQDNILFGKPILDKTRYEKAIKACALDKDINDFSHGDLTEIGQRGINMSGGQKQRIQLARAVYNDADIYLLDDPFSAVDAHTAAILFNDCVMTALGAKTVILVTHQVEFLSEVDTILVMESGKVIQSGRYENLLTAGTAFELLVSAHKDTIAELNQDNENKRDYKNEVSSNPQDSLGFHLTKDPNEGDSSSIKGPIGVQLTQEEEKVTGDAGWKPFWDYINYSKGSFMLCLIVLAQSVFIALQTASTFWLAIAIKIPKVTNATLIGVYASISFASSAFIYVRTYLTALLGLKASTVFFSSFTTAIFNAPMLFFDSTPVGRILTRASSDLSILDFDVPYSITFVASISIEILVVISIMASVTWQVLIVAVPAIVASIFIQKYYQATARELIRINGTTKAPIMNFAAETSLGVVTVRAYNMADRFFKNYLTLVDTDASLFFHSNVAMEWVVLRIEAVQNLTVITAALLLILLPQGYVSPGLVGLSLSYAFTLTGAQIFWTRLFSNLSNYIISVERIKQFIHIPAEPPATVEDNQPPSSWPSKGKIELQGLEVRYRPNAPLVLKGITCTFKEGSRVGVVGRTGSGKSTLISALFRLVEPSSGDILIDGINICSMGLKDLRTRLSIIPQEPTLFKGSIRTNLDPLDMYSDDEIWKAVEKCQLKETISKLPSLLDSSVSDEGGNWSLGQRQLFCLGRVLLKRNRILVLDEATASIDSATDAILQRVIRQEFAECTVITVAHRVPTVIDSDMVMVLSYGKVVEYDEPSKLMDTNSSFSKLVAEYWSSCSRKSSFPNIRRQQQ